The genomic DNA AACCAGAGTGTGCCGTTGGAAAACATCATTTTCTTTAGCTTGAAAACGTCAGTCTGCCAAAACATCTCAACTCAAGGACCACTTGTTGTCTTCTTCTAGAGTTTTTGACCGTGTTACATGGTCTTCAGTTGTCACTGTTGAACTGTAGGTGTTCAAACTTTCCCCTTTTCTGAGCATTTTTAGGAGTTTGAAGGTGAATGAAGTGTTTTTGATGAgtgaatatgtatgtatgttatgtTACAGTTTAAGACAAAGGATGAGTTCATGTGTGTTTAAACATCTGtccttttttttggttttgtctcAGAATcatacacacagtgacaggaaaATATATCTGGGTATTTTTTGGGATCTGAGCGACAGGTTCAGTGATTTCACTACACACAGGAAACTGCTtcaaaaaacatccaaaatagtttaaaaaaaacacacacatacaaatcaGGTCTGTGctgaacacaaactgaacaaattTTCAACATAAGATACGTCAGTAAATACCCGACTTGTGAAGCAGCTGTGGCTAAAGATGTTAAATCTACTCCTCTGGTTGAGTTTGTACTCACCCTCCTGCAAACTATTCAAACTTTCTACCATTTTTCAGATTGTGTTGCAGCCTAGTGGCGATGATGAAGCCATTTTACTCCATAAATGTTTGCCACAGAGCTGATCTTCTGTAATAATCCAGAATCTAAAGGAAAAATCCCATTGGCTCAAGttcctcccccctttttttaaaatacctgACTTTAAGTATGAATGCaattttacagaaaacattgtttcattcatttattcattcttgtCAAACATAAAATTCAAATGAAGTGGGTTCATTTCTCAAGCAGGTGTACACAAAGTTTTCTAGAgtaaaatacatgaatattgtAAAATTAACAATTAGATTTAGACCTGAACGTCTGATGGCGGCCGGTGATGGATGTGAGCATCACCACGTGCACCAGCTTCCTCTGCCGGCAGCACGACCCCGACTCCCAACGCTCCCGGGCTAAAAATGCCTCGTCGCTCTGTAAAGGTCAGCGTCGGGGCTGCTGGGAAAACTTGGTTTATTTTTAGTCACCGCAAAATCCCAGTTTTAATTAGTCGGTCACCTTGctctgacccccccctcccaccaccaccccaaCACTCCCAAAGACATGAAATCTTGCTGCTTAATCCTAAAACAGTACTTTTAGAGTAGCGCCCTCCTCAGGAAGATTGAAGCTTCAGCTCATCTTTTGTCTCTAAATTACATCCAGCTgctcaacaacaacacaatagTTGTATTGATATCAGGAGGAGTACCATCAAACCTCACCGTGTCTGAGTTAATGGTCTTAAACGGGGAGACGTGAATGTCAGAGTTCAGTCTGGCTGTGTTTCCCCAGTCAACGGGCGGACTTTACCCGCTCAGGGGTATTTTCGGTCCCTGACGGTGCCACGCCTCGACTCCCCGCTCGTCTTTTCCCTCTGGACCACGACAGAAGAAACATCAGCACACATTTAAAGGTACTTGTGGAGTTTTTTCCAGCAGAAGCGCCACAGGAAGTTAGAGGAAGATCCTTTAGCATGTGTTGGATTGGTTAACTCACTGTAATAAGCTGTAGTCTTATATTAAGCTTTATAGTACAAAGAAATATTCTGCACACgttttctgtggctgcacatcaaatagaaaaattaaaatgaaataagaaatctTATCAGTGAAGTGCAAATCAATCACCAGTAAACACATTCTGtagaaaacaagaataaaacaagtacaatattattattatatcctGAATATGTACTTTTGTTCCCTTGAGTTAAGATTAATCAATACATGAAAAAAGAGAAGTTATTAGTTTACTTGACTAATTGACAGGAGAGATGATCAGAGGGGCagagtttttgcctccatcaTTAAGACCTGGACTGAAGTAGGGGAAGAGTTTCtcagtgaaggagcagctggtgaaggagtagatgagagctgcagcatctaCGTCATAAAAGGAGACCAGACCGTCCTCATAGTccacaaacacccccacctTCTGAGGCTGAGacctcagagagagaaggactgGAGGGTTATCACGAGCTTTGTACTCATTCCCATTCCTAAACCATACAGTCCAGCAACCATCCTCAGGGCTCCGTATGATGTCCTCTTTCCTGCTGATCGACTCTCTGGCCACTCCTAAAGTccattcagtttttcctttaacctgAACCTCAAAGTAGAATCTGCCTGAAGAGAAACTCTGCTCTCCTAAGACAATGATATACTTAGAAAACCTCTCTGGATTGTCTGGGAGTTTCTTCCTCACATCACCATCATTCACTTGTTTCCCATCATCAGACAGGATGAGATAAGGATGTGCTGTATCAGGATCAAGAGTCACATCCACTGCAAACTTCTGGaccctcctcagctcagctttaatcaacttcttcatctctttactgagatcctcctccagctgagccacagctctgtTCACAGTCCCCTCATAGGACAGTGGAGGGACGCTGACCTCTGTCCAGTCCCTGGTGGCTGGAGGCTGGTTGGTGTTGAGGGACTGGACactctggaggagatggaggtggtcTTCAGAGCGTGagagctgctccacctcagtcctcctcttcatcagctcagagatttcctgttccagctctctgatgaaagcttgggcctgtttttctgctctttcctgcttctctttgatggtgttgatgagctCTGCCTGGCCTCTCTCAACACGCTCCTTCAGAGAAgtgaagacctgaagaccttctgctatctctctgtctgcatcttcctgactgaggtcagcTGACCGTTTGATCTCCTCAATCTTCAGTCGtctcttctggatcatctgctggatttcagcctctgtcttccCCAGCTCGGCCTTCTGTCCTTCATATTCTTCTTTCAGAGGAACAAACTCATGTGTCTTGTGgtctaaaacagagcagagcatgcAGACACACGTCTGGTCGGTCTTACAGAACAGCTCCAGAGGTTTATCGTGCTTCGTACACATCCTGCTGTCCAGGTTCTCCACAGGGTCGATCAGCTGGTGTCTTTTCAGGcctgaagctgtcagatgaggCTCCAGGTGAGTCTCACAGTAGGAGACCAGACACACCAGGCAGGACTTCAGGGCCTTCAGTTTGGTTCCAGCGCAGACGTCACAGAGAACTTCTCCTGGTTTGGACACTtgttgctctgagctgctgctgctggcgtcCTGTTGAGCTGACTGTCTGAACTGAGAGACCATCTCAGAGAGCAAAGTGTTGACACACAAATCAGGTCTTGTGGTAAAAGCCTTGTTACACAAGGGACACAGAAACCGGTCGTTAGTGTTCCAGTGTTCAGTGATGCAGGTTTTGCAGAAGTTGTGTCCACATGATGTGGTGACGGGATCAGTGAGCACATCCAGACAGATGGAGCACAGAAACTGATCCTCAGATCTCAGATAGtttgcagcagccatgtctgcacacagtgggaaagaaaaggaaaaacagtgtagtcaaaaaacattttaattattgtttaaaaCCAAAGATTTCTTCTGTCAGGTGAAGTAATTCTGAACTACATATAGGGGAGAGCGGGTGAGTAGAGCCAGCTTTTACTTGAAGCATCTCTTAAAGTGAGAACATGACAGTAATGCCTCCAGCTAGCAGGTGATATTTCATAATGTGAATCTGTGGAAACAGTTTTCACAATATGAGTatccaaaaaacaaagaagagggTCAGAGTAAATTGTTCCATTGATATTAAagtaaaactgtttaaatgaagaaaaaaaacaactatgaaGCTAATCCAATAACCAAATGACTGCCTAATGGTTTCATAAATGATAAAGCTGCAACATCAATTTGAAAAGTTTAAGAACAAAATTCACCTTCAAATTTAACAAACTCAAGTGTGATTAGC from Pempheris klunzingeri isolate RE-2024b chromosome 3, fPemKlu1.hap1, whole genome shotgun sequence includes the following:
- the LOC139223639 gene encoding E3 ubiquitin-protein ligase TRIM21-like isoform X2; the protein is MAAANYLRSEDQFLCSICLDVLTDPVTTSCGHNFCKTCITEHWNTNDRFLCPLCNKAFTTRPDLCVNTLLSEMVSQFRQSAQQDASSSSSEQQVSKPGEVLCDVCAGTKLKALKSCLVCLVSYCETHLEPHLTASGLKRHQLIDPVENLDSRMCTKHDKPLELFCKTDQTCVCMLCSVLDHKTHEFVPLKEEYEGQKAELGKTEAEIQQMIQKRRLKIEEIKRSADLSQEDADREIAEGLQVFTSLKERVERGQAELINTIKEKQERAEKQAQAFIRELEQEISELMKRRTEVEQLSRSEDHLHLLQSVQSLNTNQPPATRDWTEVSVPPLSYEGTVNRAVAQLEEDLSKEMKKLIKAELRRVQKFAVDVTLDPDTAHPYLILSDDGKQVNDGDVRKKLPDNPERFSKYIIVLGEQSFSSGRFYFEVQVKGKTEWTLGVARESISRKEDIIRSPEDGCWTVWFRNGNEYKARDNPPVLLSLRSQPQKVGVFVDYEDGLVSFYDVDAAALIYSFTSCSFTEKLFPYFSPGLNDGGKNSAPLIISPVN
- the LOC139223639 gene encoding E3 ubiquitin-protein ligase TRIM21-like isoform X1, whose product is MAAANYLRSEDQFLCSICLDVLTDPVTTSCGHNFCKTCITEHWNTNDRFLCPLCNKAFTTRPDLCVNTLLSEMVSHQEDADREIAEGLQVFTSLKERVERGQAELINTIKEKQERAEKQAQAFIRELEQEISELMKRRTEVEQLSRSEDHLHLLQSVQSLNTNQPPATRDWTEVSVPPLSYEGTVNRAVAQLEEDLSKEMKKLIKAELRRVQKFAVDVTLDPDTAHPYLILSDDGKQVNDGDVRKKLPDNPERFSKYIIVLGEQSFSSGRFYFEVQVKGKTEWTLGVARESISRKEDIIRSPEDGCWTVWFRNGNEYKARDNPPVLLSLRSQPQKVGVFVDYEDGLVSFYDVDAAALIYSFTSCSFTEKLFPYFSPGLNDGGKNSAPLIISPVN